The nucleotide window CGATGACAGGGGAACGAAATGCTGACCGTTTGTCGTCCCTTTAACAGCAACACCGTCCGAAAGTCCATCGCTCGAGTCCTTACCGTCATCAACCACAAGCAAAGAGACAACCTTAGGGAATTCTACAACAAGTCCAAGTGTGAGTTGGCGTCGGAGTTGGCATTGGGCGAGAGGGAAATGCCGGAAGGAaacaatgctgattgattatatcccttcatccctcttctgctcatcatccgtcatcatGATCTCCCATACCCGACTCTCACCTATCCTCAACTTTCTCGCACAGACCTTCCCCTCGATCTCAGATACAAGAAGACCCGAGCTATCAGACGAAGACTTACCCACAAGGAGGCCAACGCTATCACTGAAAAACAGCACAAGAGGAACATTCACTTCCCTGCTCGAAGTGAGTCGTCCTCACTGGTTACCCTTGTTACGCATACCGGTGGATGATCGCTGAcattgtgtgtgtgtgtgtgtgtgtgtgtttCAACTTGACAGAATTCGCTCTTAAGGCATGAGCGAGTCATCATTCTTAGTCCTATAGGTCATTAGGGTTCTGGATGCATGGAGTGTACTACGATCTGTGCTTTCGTTTGTGTTTGGCATCTGAGCGGAATGAGCAGGATGTGGGCCGAACACAGGTTACATGAGCGCTGGAGCGGGTACAGGTTGCGGAAGGACCTTGCTTGCGCATCGAAGGATTTGTTGTCGGATTACTGATCCAACTCATGAGTAGCTGACGAATTGCGACGCGTGTTGCCCATGAGAATGGGGAATAGAGACAGGACACTGGAGATCCAGCGAGGTAGATCCGGCAAATAGCGCAAATTGAGATACTGTGTCAAGTGAAGTGACCCAACAATTGGAGATCCCCATCACCCACCAAACAATCCTCGTTCTTATTAccattcatctcattcgaTAAGCTACGGACAAGAGAATCTGCTACATTGTCAATGGAAGACTCGGCACCGCACAGGCTGTCTGCAGCTTGAGTGAGGTTCATGACGATAGGCGATACGCATTTGATTCTGCTCGAAAGCATCCGAGCGGCCATTGCTCCTGAACATCCCCATCTCTTTGCTTGATGGGCCATACTGCACTACCACGATATGtcagatcgacatccatAAACATCTCTTGATGGATCTATTCACTACTCAGAGCGTAGTCAAGTCGCGTTGATTGTGCTATCTTGGTGGGCCCATATACAGCCATTAGTCCGTTATATGTGGCTCTTCAATGACTGTCCCCACATTTGGGCACAATCTTAGTACAATTGCCATCGCGGTAAGGCAACAGAAGCCGTCTGACTGGTGTTGCGAGGCAAAGAATTTGTATCTTGCACATTGGTACAATTCGGGTCGAGCAATCAGCCGCATACATGCACGGCATAGCCTGTCAATTGATCCAATACACAGGATCCGCATCCGCATACAATTTGCTGTTCGCCTTAACGACAGACCCATACCGTTCAAATACCGAGGCCACTGCCGAATGCTTGATTTGCTTGGGAGAGCTGAAGAGCGCTTCGTGACTTTGCTACACTGTCCGCAATCCTCAGCAGTGAACGACGACGACAGAGGACGGGACGTCGACCTACTGATCAATTCAAGCGCAAAGCGGGAACGGTCAGTCATAAATTCCACACCTCCCCAAAGACCAGGTCGATGCTCTTCGATTGATCGTGTCATATCGGCTGTTCTTGTCGTCGGACAGAGTGAAATTAGGACATCCCGACCATGTGATATTCTGTCCGGTACAAGATTCCCTGGAGGCTACTCGTCTGCATGAATCGATTTTCTTGCTGATCCGTCCGCCCGAGTGGATAAGCAGTCTGTACTTTATGTGGGAGAATTGATGGAGATGCGGTCATTTATATAATGAAGGCACCGCGGAGGTATTCACCAGCATTGCATGAATTCCATCGCTTCCGTGAGGTTTCCATTGCACAAGATCAATAAGATTAGGCAGCTCTGTCGCttgagaagctgaagtcTAAGAAGCTTCACTCGCCCGACCTGCCTATCGCACGAACTTCGATGTACACTGCGATATCGCGTCGAGGATCAATGTTGAGTTGTATTTATAACCCCATCTGCATAATAATGTCTGGACCCGTCGTTATAGATGGTCGAATCGGTATCAACCATTCCGAACAAAGGAACtagggtgatgatgatttgttTTAGCATTTTATATGATTATAGGATTACAGGATTACAGGATCGATATTTAGCGGGTTTCGAAGTTGTTGTAGCCTTGGCTCAGTCTCGGTTATTCTGaggttctggttctggttcttAGGGTGTTTCAGCGTTTCCTTCTCTCTGAGAAGATCACGAACGCGTGTCTGTTTCTGTTTGTCTTTGTGTTTCATTCTCAACCATGTATGTATTTTTGCTCCGCACAAACAAGATGATAGACAGGAATAGAACGATGAGCGGCTTCAACTATCTCTGTGTGCGCCGTAGATCAGGTAGTTACGGAGAGATCCCAGGTCACGAACGTTGTTTACGTTTGTGTCCATGGGCAGCTAACGTACGTGGGGGGTGCGGTGAAAGGCCGATCAAACAAGAACGAAACAGCCAACTACGGCGGGACCTTCGACTTCGGAACGCGGGGATTGTCAAAGGCCTAACTAAAATTAAGGATGGGATTCATGGAATCAGGTTTTTTGGGTATTGCTTTACATCATGCGCAGCGTCATTTTGGAGAATTATCCATTGGCCGTAGTGTGTCAGAGTACCGCAAGGTCTGTTTGACGACCTATGACCCTTGACTTCGTATCCTTGCTTTTTTGTTCTGTCTTGATTTTCTCCCCGCAGCCATTCGAACTAGAGAGGGTGTAATGGTATTGATTTTCAGGGTTTCCAGGACGTGTTTTACGAAATCTATTTTTGGGTGAATTAGCCAAGGATCAAATGGTAAACAAGCAGAGGTTATTTTTGGATACAGCTTAGTCTGGGCACAGCCCCGTTGATACCAATATAcgaatcatcatcatcatacaacCCAAACAACAAGGCCTAGGGGCATACAGCATACAAGCTTAGGCCTTTTGTCACGCGTCTACCGTACGTGTGaaaggaaaaaggaaagaaaaaAGTAAACTCACCATACATAACGTATAGACGTATCACCTTTCAACCTCCCAACTCATCTGATCATCCCTACCAACCTACCTATTTCTTACTTTACTCACTTTtctgcatcgcatcgcattcATCTATTGCATACTCAACactctttccttctccttatTTAGTTTCCATcgacattctcgatcttgcaAATCTCTAATTGACGACCTCATACTACACACCCCACGACCACACTTGTAAGTTGCTTTCATTGCCATTCATCCCTTCCGCAGGATCGCCCTTTTTCTATCGACCAACCGATTCCTTCCTTTGTCCTCCAAAACGGGGAGAGGCAATCTCGATGAGATAGCCAAGTCAATCTGTGATAAATAtagatcatcagctgatatatgtACCTTCACTCTTCTGTCTCTCCTATTCATCGATTTGCCGCTTGCCTTGTACGATCCGCATATATAGCTTGTGAGTTCCCCCTGGTACGACAGTTCGCCACCGTAGCAAAGATGACTGACCGATTCGTGCTGGAACAGATAGTCCAATCAAAATGATCGCTCCTATCGCTGTTGGTGCTGCCGCCCTCATGGCTGGTGTTGTAAGTCATACTCGATCCCCTCAGAGTGCCGCAAAAACAGCATACTGATTTTGATCTGTGCACAGGCTCAAGCCCAAGTCACTGCTACCGGTACAATGGGTTCTACCAACCCTCCTCAAGCCACTCTGGGTACTGCTGTCAACTCAACCTCCATGGCTCGTCTCGTTTCCTTGAATGCCATTGATGATTTGTGAGTGCAATGATCCCCTCTACATCGTCGATTCTCCTCGGACAACATGTGCTGACAGCGATTTCTCGCCATGATAGCTGTCTCTTTGCCCCCCCTGAACCCAACTCCGTCATCGGTAACACCGAAGCCGAGGAAGTCGCTTGGTGTGTTCAAGCCAGAAACGATGCCCGACAAATCCCAGACGGTACCTTCACTTCCGTCCACTTCGTCAAGACTCCCCTTTACTGGCAAATCCAAGGTCTTGGTGACTTGACCAAGCTCAACATCGCTTCGGGCGATGAGGGAGGTGAACTCGATCCTCACGGTGCTACCGGTCTCGGTAACCCCGTTGGTGGTAACGTCACCACCAACGCCACTGGTTCAGATGTTCACTacgaggaatggatgaacTACATGTCATACCAACAATTCTGTCTCCGAATCTGTATCGCCGAGAACTCGACCTACTCCGCCGCTGAGATGTGTCAACACACCCTCGATGAGATGGGTTGTAACTGGGTCATGCCCGGTGACTACACCGACAACTCCTTCACCGAATGCGACGGTGACTCCGCCTACCCACCAGGTATCTACCCTCAAGCCAACGgatccacctcgaccttcCAACAACGATACACCGGCACCTTCACCGATGGTTCTGGATCAGTCGGCATGTGGACTCAAGGTCAAACCGTCACCCCTCAAACCGCTTACTCCGTCCCTGCCACTTCCAACTGTAAGACCTACTCGACCATCGGAAACGGTGTAGCTGCGGTCGCTACAGGTTCGTCGAACTCCTCGTCCGCCTCCGCCACCGGTTCCGCTTCAGGCTCTGGTGCCGCCGCCTCTGGCTCAGCTAAGGCTTCTGGCTCAGGTGCAAGCGGTAGTGCTGCTGCCTCCGGCTCAAGAACGACTGCTAACACCGCCGCCTCGGCTTCTGCCTCGGGCGCTTCATCCGGTGCTCTACCCGCCGTTGCCGGAAACAACATCGTTGCTGGCGTCTTCAGCTTAGTCGCTGTCTTCGCTGGGGCCGGTGCTTTCCTTCTTTAAACTTCAAGCCATACGGCAGGAAACTCAGTTTTTTAGGATGAAGACAGAGGGGACAATGGAGGATTATGTTGGCTTTtgacatcacatcacacGCATCTCAAGTCCAATCCTTTAGCCGCTCTCATAGTATTACCTCCTTGTGTGATTCCTGTATCTGTCTCTTTTTAACGTTACTCGAGTAGTCAGTATCATACATAACGCACACCTTACGCATAACGTGATGGACAATTATCAATTACCAATCATCAAAATTGCCTATCTCTCTCTGGGGTGTGAGTTGGTGTGCACTACTGCTGCGATCGCCAGATCGCTCCGTTGAGCCAAGCATCAGTCTGTCATTGGCGAAGTCAACCGGATCAGAAAGACCATTCTGTCGATCATCTGATCTTTACTCGTCAATTAGTGGTGCGGATGGGGTATCTTCAAGCGTACCAATAAAGCGGAGAAGAGCGCCACAGTGGGTCATTTTACGTGATTTCAACGTTGAGCACCGCTTTTTCAACTCGGGCAGAAGCAATGGCCCCGTGCCTTGAATGTTGCATGCACGGAAGTAAggtggcgatgatgatgacgatgaaatGCTTCCTGAGGGTGATAGAGAATCATGTGGTAGTGCGTATGGTGATAACACATACTCAAGATCCAACTCATCAGGCGGACATGACAGACTCAACCTGAAGTAACGTTGGCATACTTTGACTGAACTCAGACCACTAGACTTCATTCTTCAGCAAATCGGAACGTGGTTTGGTAGAAAGGAATTGGGAATCAAATCCCTTTGATGGACAATCAGACACTTCAAGACAAGTCAAGACAAAATCTACATAGCCTCCTTTCAGCAGGAAATTGTTGTAACGCCCGTACGGCGCTTCCGCATacgcatcatcaacatcaatagcaaatcagcatcagagCATCGACATACAGTAACCTTGCCTTGATTTCGATTCGAGTTCAAGATGTTCAAACGAAAATCAAATTCACACGTCGTTTCGCCTTTGGAACCCCCTCAACTCTCACCGGCAAGTACAGACGTAGCTCAGTTCCGATACCCCAATCGCACTCAAAGTCACGGATCGTCAATAAACTCCCATTCACACTCACCCGCACAATCACCACCactacaacaacaacaacagcacGGAACCTTTGGAAGAGGACAACCGTCCGGATTACCTAGCGAAGTAGAAAGAACGATAACGCGAGGATCGACAGGTACGGCGTCGAGTACGGTCAAAGAGAAACGTAGGAGTGGgttctttggctttggaggcaagaaagataaagacaaggacaaggatagGGATAGTGAAAGAcagagggagatggaagaggtgagtttttCTCGAGTACTTGTATGAGAGGGGAGTGTGGACGTTTGATAAACACGCCTCACACTCCGGGCTTCTGGCGAGCACGGATCGCATGATATAAGGGAAGGGACGGCAGGACAAGTTGATTGAAGCGTAGCCAAGACAttgtcgatatcgatctgcTGTCGCGATGCAAAGCGAAGTATTGAGCTAATCATATCATTTTATTTCTCTTTAcatatctttctttctttctttcttatatcgacatcaaatTTGCTTCGCTGTCTCACTCTTCTCCCTTCGGCTTCACATCACCTCATTCATATCTAGCAGAACCGGCCCAGGCAATCTTTCAGCATCGATCGTCCTGCAACGCAATCCCGTGGGAACGGCTCGTTCCCTGGACCTGGAGGACCTGGACCGAACGGCAACTCTATGATACCCCCAGAAGGTGATTTTCGACAACAGCGCAACCAACCACCCTATAATACCAATATGAGACCTTTCAATCCACCTCCACAGAATGTGAATGACCCATCTTTCGCATCTGGGCAACCTCAACAATCTTTCTCTCCACCACCCCACccgcaacaacagcaacagcaacagcaacgGACTGTATCTCAACCTGGTCCACCGCCTCCATCTCAGGATTTCCTTCCTCCGTCAGGTGGCAATGTGCCCAAATCTCAATCAATGGGTCTCGCCAGACCTCAAGGTCAGTCGTATAGCCCTCAACAAACTCAATTTCAGCAAGGCCAACCAAGACAAGGGTCTTTACCGCCGAGCACTTCTAATTCGAGTCAGCGAATgcccagatcatcttccatgCCGATTGATGGAAACACCTCgtcccctcctccacctgctccCCCTGGAAAGACGCATTCGCCCAGAAACTCGACTGGCACTAATGAGCCGAATGCTCAGCTAGGAGGTGTGCTGAAGAGGTTCGAGCGGATTGTGGATCTCATTTCGCACCAACCGCAAAAGACGTATGTGACTAGTCCACCGGAGCTAGAGATGATACTGGCTAGGACCAGTGCAGGTGGTCAACCGAAGTGAGTATCTTTGACCCTCAAATACATAGCAGGCCAATTAGCGTGGATGTCCGTGCTGACATGAGCCTACCTGATGCAGGCAAGGACAACCAGGTACAGTCGACAACGATTGGGACGCCGTCTGGTTGCAGCTTTCAGGCATATCACTCTGTAAGTCGAAATACACAAGTTGTCACGAACCGCAGCTGATGACTGATCTTATTTAGCGATGTGGTCGATGAAAGAAACTCGTTTGGCAGCTTCAAAAGGCGAGAAAGTCCCTCCGACATACTTCAACATCACCGACTCTTCCCTTGAACTTCTCGCGCCCTTACCTCCGCCTCCCCACCGTCCTAATTCTCACCCACAtcacttcgtcttctccctgaATACTGCAGGATCGAATCGATTACTATTCTCGTGTCCCTCagagaaggatcaagcgaaaTGGGCGATCGGTCTACGTTTAGCAGCATGGGAAAGGTCGAGATTAGAAGAGATATATACCGGACACTTGATCCAGGGTGGTGGAAGGGAACCTCCGAATGATCTTGTGCGAGGCAGGATGGAAGGATGGGTTCGAGTAAGAGTCATGGGAGGTACTGAGTGGAAGAGGTTATATGTCGTTTTGAGTCTACCTGGATCGGATGAGACTAgcaaagacgaagagaagaaaggcagacGAAGGAGTTTCTTCGGTATAGGcgataaagagaaagatcagcCTGTCCAAGAGCCAAATACCGGAGTTGCAATGGCTACTTTCTATAATGAACCTAGAACTGCGAAGAACAAGACCTCCGTCACTCCTGTGCTGACCATCACGAACGTGACTCAGGCGTGAGTACCAATTTCACCTGATTAATCTTTGATTGCCGCTACTGACTATTGCTTCAACCAGTTATGCTGTCTTCCCTGAACGCCTTGAGGTGATGACCCAGTCCAATTTGTTCAAGGTTGTCGGACGAGTGTCGGGTGAGATGGTAACGGCAGAAGGGAGACTGCGAGATTCAGGCTGGGCGTTGTTGATGCCCGAGTCACTGGATGCTTCAGCTGGAGATAAGCCACATCACGGCCAACCTGCAAACGTATCTCCCCTGGCCAATATGATGAAGTGGGTGACCGGTGAGTACAGCCATCGTAACCAAGTCTGGTTTACCGCTTCTGACTTCGATGTCCACTTTCAGGCTTCCATGATGTTTTCAAGCTGTACGGTAGACCAGAGAAATATAACTGGGACACAAGGAACCCATCTGGACTGTTTTTCGCTTACCCCAAAGATGAGGACAAGACCGTAAGATACCCATCCATCTCCCAGGACAAGCGCAAACTATGCTCACTTCACCCAAAATAgcatctcttcctctccatTGAAGAAGCTTTATTGTCCGATTTCCGTATACCGCAACTACCGAATATTAGAGCAAGCTTCGTTTCGCTGGTGCAGCGTCGTATGGATGGCCAATTGCGCTTGGCGAACGGACCGATAGATGAAAAAGCAGAAGATGCTGCCGAGGAGGAAAACACTACGCCTCGGCCAGCAGGAGACTACAGGTTACCACCCTTATCTTTTGGCGAGAATGGCTCCACTCCAGGATCCGATCCAAACTTGCCTCGATCCCTCACCCCGATCACTGAACGAACCGATATCGCAACCCGGGAGAACAGCATGCGGACCGTGAAGAGTCAATTCACCGCTGTAGGGATGGGAGGGCCGACCAGCTCTTCAGCTACGGCTCCAGGCGACAGAAAGACTAGCGGAGGAAGCTCGAAACAAGGGTCGCAAGGTTCCACAAGACAGACGGCTTCCTCGCTCGGAGGCGATCTGGCGCCAATTGCAGATGCTTCCACGGAAGGCTTCGGTCAATTGACCGAAGAACCTGTACGAAGTGAAGTCTTGGGTGATGGTCAAGTCAGTCTCACTCCAAAAACAGCTACCACCGAGACCGCTCAAACGATATGGTCCCAAGATACTGGGGTCACGCCGACGCCTCAGAGTGCTACACAGTCTACATCGAACCATCAGCCTTTCGTTGGCGCTGTGCCACTGAGCATGATCGATTCGACCCCTTCCCTGCCACAGTCACAAGGTACTTCCGAGGAGACTACCAGGGATACCCGGGCGTCACCCAAACCAGCTTCACCGCCACCTGCCTTGGCTCAACCCATAGCGGAGACGCATGTCTTGTCACCAACTCCTCGACGGGTTTCCGTGGGCGACAAGGTCGATGCCAATGGCGGTCTACACGAGGAGCCGGCTGCCTTATACCTGATGAACATGGTAGAAGATCAGCCTTCAGCCCCATTGCCAGTTTCCAAAGACCCTGCACTTCGAAAATCGCCTTCACCCGAACGAGTGCGACCAACGATAAACACCGATCTTGACCCTACGACAAAGCAAGCCAGACCTGAAGTAGGCCGCAAGCCTTCTGGCGCCCGAGCTGTCCCGCCTAGACGAAACAGTGGCTCGAGAGTCCTGGAAGCCGTAACGGATGATGCCTCAGAATCGGCTATTGAGTCCGTTCCTCCTCCTAACGAAGGTAGACACGACAGATTCCCTACATCCTCGACTCAAGCCGATTTAGGAGAAGACGTATCTGCATTTATGAACTATGCTGAGGCCCCTTCACCTGTAAAGAGTAAAGCTCTTCCGCCGTCTACTGGTGCTTCAGCCCCGACACAGCCCAAGGACGAGTACCGCTCGTCTTTCGCTCCTTCCCGGGCCGCCGCTGATAGACGCGCGAAAGCCGAGCAAGCTGTTGTGGATCAGCAGAATGCGAGGAATCTCCCGGGAGGTGGCCGCAGGAGAGCTGCAGCAAAGTCGGAGTCAAGCGAGAGTGAAtcggatgaggaagaggaggaatcGCCTGTCGAGACAAGACATCATCATGGCTTGCCTATCCCGCCGACTTCTTCTCAAGCCCAGTCTATCAGAAGTAAAGGATCGGATCCACCTGTTCAGCGTTCAACCTCCCGGGCGTTACCGCCTGTCCCTCGTCCACCTGAATTAAGGGAACCCGCAACCGGTATGAACGGCGACTATCAGCATGAaagagatagagatagagatagcTATTACCCCTCTCCTAATCAGCCGTCTTTCGATCAACCTCGGCCACGATCTCGATCTCCAATGGAGGGTGGCGGCGGCACATCTTCTGTCTACTCGAGCTTACCTGCACCACCACCCGCTAACATAAGGAACGTCAGTACCTctcaaccacctccaccgGCGACTCGACAGACCGTATGGAATGCGAATTTCTCGGCAGACCATGGAATGCCGCAGGAAAACAAATCTGGGAAGTTCGTTGAATTGGAAGAGCCTTCAGTACAGCTCACAAAGGCGTTTGCGCCCCATGGTCTGCTCCAAGCTGGAATGCAAGATAAGGAAGATAGAAGTGCGAAGAAGCAAGAGGAAGTAGCTAGAGAAACTGGAAGCTCACTTATCAACGTTCCTTCCAAGCCACCCCCTCCACAAATGGGTTTATTAGGAGCGGTTGCTGCTCatgagaaggaaaggaagaacgCTGGTGGGATCGGAGCT belongs to Kwoniella dejecticola CBS 10117 chromosome 10, complete sequence and includes:
- a CDS encoding 60S ribosomal protein uL29, translated to MASSSSKIRAFELQSKSKQDLSTQLNELKTELASLRVQKIAGGSASKLTKINTVRKSIARVLTVINHKQRDNLREFYNKSKYLPLDLRYKKTRAIRRRLTHKEANAITEKQHKRNIHFPARSESSSLVTLVTHTGG